The following proteins come from a genomic window of Alosa sapidissima isolate fAloSap1 chromosome 22, fAloSap1.pri, whole genome shotgun sequence:
- the LOC121697317 gene encoding uncharacterized protein LOC121697317 has translation MWLFFFFTCCLAVRQDEDGDMLRLIKKRVKKYSLEQLTIELEALDVPLNNRDNESKSRRKVKKELQKLLITEELRRATYAGPEIVEEKRQRPPLPFPIPDDTLNVLKELDALDSKNNVLDSTLNYDTVKTKNPQSYVRVEAETEHNENGTMKNILVKVLEPPQGLNLGCADHANKVVVDKMAKDDVDNIRKISKELGTGEGKQLSQLKMADERAHPEGLQADGEKKTSSDRT, from the exons ATGTGgttgttcttttttttcaccTGCTGCCTAGCAGTGCGGCAGGATGAGGATGGTGACATGCTTAGACTTATTAAGAAGAGGGTAAAAAAATATAGTCTAGAACAACTGACCATAGAATTGGAGGCTCTAGATGTTCCGCTCAACAACAGAGATAATGAAAGTAAAAGCAGGAGGAAGGTCAAAAAGGAGCTACAAAAGCTCCTCATTACAGAGGAATTGAGGAGAGCTACGTACGCTGGACCAGAGATAGTTGAGGAGAAAAGACAAAGACCACCCCTGCCTTTCCCAATTCCAGATGACACACTGAATGTGTTGAAGGAGCTGGATGCGTTAGACTCAAAAAATAACGTCCTGGACAGCACTCTGA ATTATGACACTGTTAAGACCAAGAACCCCCAGAGCTATGTGAGAGTGGAGGCAGAGACTGAACATAATGAGAACGGGACTATGAAGAACATCCTCGTGAAGGTCCTGGAACCTCCTCagg GACTGAACTTGGGATGTGCTGACCATGCAAATAAAGTGGTGGTGGACAAAATGGCAAAGGACG ATGTGGATAACATCAGGAAGATATCAAAGGAACTAGGCACAGGAGAGGGAAAACAACTGTCACAACTCAAAATGGCTGACGAAAGGGCACACCCAGAAGGTTTGCAAGCAGACGGAGAAAAGAAAACCTCATCAGACCGGACatag